The segment GGGAGAGGGCATGGGAGAAGAAACTGTAAGCGTTACGAATCCGTTTTTCCTCTGCCCAATATCCGGACAAACGTTGATCGATCATCTGATCCAGGCCGAGTCCGCTCACACGGTGGTAAAGTAACAGGTCCTGGAGGTTCTCCAGCACCACCTCGTCCGTCAGCGGAAAGGTGAGGCAGTCCACCAAGCGGTCCAGGGGAAGCTCCCTCAACTTCCCGTACAGACCCCAATCCGATTCCAGTTGCTGCACCAGGGGTTTGAGAACCTTGCGGCCCCGCTCTTCCCGCAACCAATCTTCCAGAAACACATAACAAGTGTTGGGCAGCCGCGTCTCATACCGGGGCAGAATCACTTCCGTCTCCGGTGCGCAGGTGACGGCATGACACCAGACCATGGTGGCGAAAACCTCTTTCAAGGAGGGAGACTCGGTCTCCCTCAACCCGAAGTGGGTGTAGATCCATAAATAAAAATCCTCGAGAGGGGCAAATTTCCCGATGCGGATCAAGGCCTGATTGCTCTCTTCCTTCAGCCCCTCCCCGATAACAGCACGAAACACATCCATCGGCTGGGCACTGTTGGCCTGGGCCAACACAGCAAAGACCGCCGCCTTCCAATCCCCTTCCTTGCCCTGCAAGGGCAGCAGCCGTCGGAACTTTTCTTTCCGCCGTTTTTCCCGGAAAAACAGCTTGTACCGCTGTAGGAACGAACGGGCCCGGTTGAGGTCCAGGCCCAGCTCCTCCGCCAGCAGGGCGGTCTCATCGGTTTTAAATTCCGCGGAATACAGAAGGATGTCCAACAACATGTTCCGCTCCGGTTCCGGTCTGGCAAAGGGAGCGTAAAGGAGAAAGGAAGTCTCCCGTTGCTCCACTTCCAGAAGGTATTTGATCTGAAAAGCGTTGTCTTCCCTCAATTCCCGAACCTGGATTCCCTCTCCCTTCAGAGTGTCCCGGATCTCCCCCAGTTCCCGCCCATCGGCATCTTCGTCATACCAGAATACGATCCCCCGCTTCAGGGGGGAGCGTTGTTTTTCCCGTTCAAACAACTCCAGCAATTTGTTGACCAGCTCCACACTTCCACCCGCTTTCCCCGTCACTGAACCTTCATCCGATCGAGGCTTCCTCCGAATGTAAAGTATAACAAAAAAGGATGAGCAGCGGCGGCTGCTCATCGGTCAGTCAGAATTTTATACAGATCCCTATCTCTACTACTCTTCGGATTCAAAAAACCGAAGGAACTCACCTGGTGTATAGATTGCAAAATATTCCTGTATCTCAGGGCTTTTAAAGTCCTTATCACCGGTAACAATCAGATCCGGCTGACTGATAACCGCTGACGCCAATATCGGTAGATCATTTTCATCCCGGATCTGAGGGAGATCCAATTGAGAAAAATCCTCGGGAGTATAGACCAGTTCAAAAGACATCTGGGATAACTGACGATCCCAGAAACCCAGTTGATCGGGGAATTTCTTCGCCACGACGCGGGATGTTTCCGAAATGATGAAGGTCGAAAGGACCAATCGATGCTTCTCCAGAATCGTTTCAAGAAATTTTCGGGATTCGCCGCGAAATAACATCGCGGAGATCAGCGCGCTGGTGTCAACGAGGACGCGAAATTGATTTTCGCTCATCGAGCAACTCCTTGCGCACCTCTTTGATACTTTGCATGATCTCTTCCTCCGTGCAGCCTTTTTCCTCCGTTACCCGGCTCAGTTCATCCGCCAATTCGCGGAAAGCCTTCAGGCTGGCTTTGGTGAAGAGGATTTTTCCATCTTCTTCGATGAATGCAACCTTGTCTCCCTCACGGATCTGCAACTTTTCCCGAATGGACTTTGGTATCACCACTTGCCCCTTTGTCGAAACGCGAGAAACTTCCATCAAATCTTACCTCCTTTGTTTCTCTTACACCTATTATATCCATCTCATCCAAAAAAACAAAAGATGAATTCTAATGAACTCTTCAAATGCCCGACATCACTATTAAACGACTAGACGGGGTTTCCCGAGCGTAAAAAAGATGAGCAGCCGTCGCTGCTCATCAGAGGGTTAGGATCGTTCGGTGTCCCCCTCACGTGGATACTTGCATGTAAAGCCGCAGGATCTTGGCCTACCACTGACTGTATAACGGATAACCCTGGCCAAAAATGGACAGGAACATACGATCGCTGGGTGCACCGGCATAATCAGATGAACCCAGGGATGTTGATTAACCAGGAAAAGTGTTCTGGGTTTCCCGGTCGGTTTACATTTGTCAATAAATTGGGTATCATGAACATAGATTGACACTCCACACGCCTTAAGGCGTTGGATTTACCACAGGCACTTCCTCCGGTCGCTTGGGTAATCTCCGGCAACCCGAAGAAATGGACCAAGCGATCCCCGTGTGCCCCACGGTTAAAAAACGGAGTTTAGTTGCCATGTCTCAGGCTGGAATGATCGCTTGGTTTTCGCATTTCATCCCAGCCATGAAGGTACGCATCGCATTTTACATGCAAGACGATTGGCTTGCACAACCCCATATGCTATCCACTTTTCAAAGAGCAACTAAGCTTAGTGTAACAATAGAACGCATGTTTGTAAATGACTTTTCAGAATTTGTCGTTCTAAGTATCCCCACAAGAGGGACACCGAACGACGCTCGCTTTCATCCCAACCCTAAGGGCTAGGTTTTCTCGCTCGCCTTTTATAACAAAGACCGCCGGGGGTGCAACCCCGACGGTCGATGTACCGCGACGCTCGGCGAAGGCCGGTCGCTCAGAGGACGTGCAACGCCCCCACTAAGCGCTTGGGCCGTTAACCTTTACGCTTAGGCCGGGGGCGTTTGCTTTTCTTTCCGGAAACCCGCTTTTTGACGAATCGTCGGATTCAAGCAACGCTTTCATAACGTGCAAACAAGAAGTCGCCCATCGGACGGGCGACTTCTTGTTTATTGCATCTGGTTTCCTTCACTGGGAGCTGTTTTCGATCAGAAGGAGTTCAACGCTTGGGCGATCGGGGTGTTTCCGGTCAGGAGGTCGAAGGAGCGACGGTAGGTATGTTCCCTCTGCAGGGATTCCACAATCACGGCGGCGACGTCGGCGCGGGGAATATCCCCGAAGGTTTCCCGATTGTCCGGGATCCGAATGGTTCCCTTCCCCGGCTCGTCGGTCAATCTGCCCGGGCGGATGATGGTGTAATTGAGCCCGCTTTCCCGCAACCGTTCGTCGGCACGGCCTTTGGCCACAAAATAGTGTCTCATTTTATCTGAACCTTGCTCCGGCCGGTCAGCCATCATCGAGCTGACCATGATAAAGCGGTCCACACCGTGGGCGACGCCGGCATCGATCGTTTTGAAGGCGCCGTCCAGATCGATCAGGAGAGTTTTATCCCCCCCGGTATGGCCGCCGGAACCCGCCGTGAAGACGACGGCCTCACATCCTGCCACGGCGTGATCCACGGTTTGCTCCAGATCGGCCACCACCACCTCATCGGCACCCAACTTTTCCATGTCCGGCTGTTGCTGTTCATTGCGGATCACCGCACGCACCTGATGATCGCTTCTGCCCAGCATACGAACGAGATGTCTTCCGATTTTTCCATTGGCACCGATCACGGTCACTTTCATATGAATCACTCCTGTTCAATCGATGGATGGGATCAACGGTCTCCCTTGAAGATTTCAGACACCAGTTCGAAGGAGTGCAGGCGGGCTTGGTGATCGAAGATCGCGGCATTGATCATCATTTCATCCGCCTGGGTTTCGTCTAACAATTGCTGCAAACCTTCTTTGACCGTTTTGGGAGCTCCGATCACGGAGGTGGCCAGCTGTCTCATGACGGCCGCCTTCTCGTACTCGTTCCAGAGTTCATCCATATCCTCCACCGGCGGTTGCAATGGAGCCGGCCGATTCCGGACAAGACTGATAAACTGCTGTTGCATCGAAGTGCTCAACCGGCGAGCCTCCTCTTCCTCATCCGCCGCGATGACGTTGACCCCGATCATCGCGTAGGGCTGATCCAGCACCTCCGACGGCTGGAAGTATTCTCGGTAGAGGTTGAGGGCCGGCACGGTGTATTCGGGAGAAAAGTGGCTGGCAAAGGCGAAGGGCAATCCCAGCTCCGCGGCCAACCGGGCACTGAAATCGCTGGAACCCAACAGCCAGATCGGGATGTTCAACCCCTCGCCGGGAATGGCCCGCACATGGTTTTCCCCGGCGAAGTAACCCCGCAATTCCGCCAACAGCTCGGGGAAAAATTGACCACTGCTTTTGCCGTCCCGGCGCAAGGCCCGTGCCGTCAGTTGATCCGTTCCCGGCGCCCGGCCGAGACCGAGATCGATCCGACCGGGAAACAGCGATTCCAAGGTTCCAAACTGTTCGGCAATCATCAAGGGGGCATGATTGGGCAGCATGATCCCGCCGGAACCGACCCGGATTTTTTCCGTTTCCGCCGCCACCCGCCCGATCACGACGGATGTCGCCGCACTGGCGACCCCTGGCATGTTGTGATGTTCAGCCAGCCAGTAACGGGTATATCCCCAGGTTTCCGTATGGCGGGCCAGCTCCAGGGTGTTTTTCAGAGATTGAGCAGGAGTGCTTCCCTGGGTGATCGGAGAAAGGTCGAGTACCGAATAAGGGATCTCCCTGATCGTCTTTCTACCTTGGCTCAATCGTTTCAACTTCTTTCTTCTGATGATGGAATCAGGCTCATCCGGTGGATGAAGCCTGAAAAGGTCCCACAAGTCTTATTATGAAACAACGGATTCCGAAATAAAAGGTGAGACATGATCCGGTTCCGGATCGGAGCCGCCTGATCCAAATCCGGTACAGCTGAATGTATCAAAAGCTGCACCAATGCATAGTGAAAGAATTCGTTCTTTAAATAATGAAAACGCTGTCATATACTTTCGTATAAACCATCGGCACCTCGATAGGAGGTAAATCATGCATTTAACTTCACGGTCTTATAAATTGATTTGCATGATTTTGGATTCGCGGGGGCCTGTCCGAATTAAAGATATTGCCCGGGAATTGCAGGTAAGTGAGCGAACGGTGAAATATGATCTGGAATCTGCTCGCTCTTGGTTGCAGCAGCATCAGATCCAATTGCACTCCCAGCCGAATAAAGGGATCTGGATGGACGAGGATACCCACAGCCTGAACCGTTTGCAAAGTCTCTTAATGAATGCCGAGGGAGTTGACATATTTCTTCATCCGCAAGAAAGGAT is part of the Kroppenstedtia eburnea genome and harbors:
- a CDS encoding putative toxin-antitoxin system toxin component, PIN family — its product is MSENQFRVLVDTSALISAMLFRGESRKFLETILEKHRLVLSTFIISETSRVVAKKFPDQLGFWDRQLSQMSFELVYTPEDFSQLDLPQIRDENDLPILASAVISQPDLIVTGDKDFKSPEIQEYFAIYTPGEFLRFFESEE
- a CDS encoding AbrB/MazE/SpoVT family DNA-binding domain-containing protein; this encodes MEVSRVSTKGQVVIPKSIREKLQIREGDKVAFIEEDGKILFTKASLKAFRELADELSRVTEEKGCTEEEIMQSIKEVRKELLDERKSISRPR
- a CDS encoding SDR family oxidoreductase, with the translated sequence MKVTVIGANGKIGRHLVRMLGRSDHQVRAVIRNEQQQPDMEKLGADEVVVADLEQTVDHAVAGCEAVVFTAGSGGHTGGDKTLLIDLDGAFKTIDAGVAHGVDRFIMVSSMMADRPEQGSDKMRHYFVAKGRADERLRESGLNYTIIRPGRLTDEPGKGTIRIPDNRETFGDIPRADVAAVIVESLQREHTYRRSFDLLTGNTPIAQALNSF
- a CDS encoding LLM class flavin-dependent oxidoreductase gives rise to the protein MSQGRKTIREIPYSVLDLSPITQGSTPAQSLKNTLELARHTETWGYTRYWLAEHHNMPGVASAATSVVIGRVAAETEKIRVGSGGIMLPNHAPLMIAEQFGTLESLFPGRIDLGLGRAPGTDQLTARALRRDGKSSGQFFPELLAELRGYFAGENHVRAIPGEGLNIPIWLLGSSDFSARLAAELGLPFAFASHFSPEYTVPALNLYREYFQPSEVLDQPYAMIGVNVIAADEEEEARRLSTSMQQQFISLVRNRPAPLQPPVEDMDELWNEYEKAAVMRQLATSVIGAPKTVKEGLQQLLDETQADEMMINAAIFDHQARLHSFELVSEIFKGDR